Proteins from a genomic interval of Spartinivicinus poritis:
- a CDS encoding TRAP transporter permease, whose protein sequence is MYNTINEPLDKYRASSQDSIKYTRYIVYFLAIALSLTHIYFNTFSTLSELWISAIHFSGFGLLCILTVPIVKNESDGGRSWKIVDVFLAGIVVVSAGYLILFEDQLYARGVELSQWDWWVAIASITVALELTRRTMGWFIPVLTLVALSYVVWWGKLISGPFHFPGLSLETLLYRSYFSPEGMFGPIARISWSYVFMFILFGSFLVQSGAGDFIIKLARAAAGRFTGGPGFVAVLGSGLMGSVSGSSVANTVSTGVITIPLMKQAGFPARFAAGVEAAASTGGQLMPPVMGAGAFIMANYTQLSYLEIMGAATLPALLYFLSVAFFVRIEAKRQGLHATDETKINENQESIGKLLKSGWHFTLPIASLVAMLIYGFTPTYAAGFSILVVIASTWLTAAPMKLPQVTQAMVLGSKNMAATAMLLVTIGLVVNTVATTGVGNTFSLMITDWAGGSLLVTIVLVALASLILGMGLPVTASYIILATLAAPAIYNLIAEAQLLELLMSGQIPEQIKPMLMLVAPEQAQQFGSVMSLTDAQALIALIPADLKNTLIDSAIDPTQLTLALLSAHMIIFWLSQDSNVTPPVCLTAFAAAAIAKTSPMRTGFAAWKIAKGLYIVPLLFAYTPLLSSDLSKALPVFITALLGIYALAAALEGYLESTLSWMQRLVALASGVSLLWPQQNIWLTIIGVSAFVGLFYWSFNKSKIKLKE, encoded by the coding sequence ATGTACAATACCATTAATGAGCCCTTGGATAAGTATCGAGCGTCTTCACAAGACTCGATAAAATACACCCGATATATAGTCTATTTTTTAGCGATAGCACTATCATTAACACATATTTATTTTAATACTTTTAGTACATTATCTGAGCTTTGGATTTCGGCTATTCATTTTTCCGGTTTTGGGCTGTTATGTATTTTGACTGTACCCATTGTGAAGAATGAATCTGATGGGGGTAGAAGCTGGAAAATAGTAGATGTTTTTCTTGCCGGCATTGTCGTAGTGAGTGCTGGCTATTTAATTCTATTTGAAGACCAGTTATATGCGCGTGGTGTAGAGCTGTCACAATGGGATTGGTGGGTGGCAATAGCCTCAATTACGGTGGCTCTTGAATTAACCCGTCGTACTATGGGATGGTTTATTCCAGTATTAACCCTGGTTGCCCTCAGCTATGTTGTTTGGTGGGGAAAACTCATATCAGGTCCTTTTCACTTTCCTGGCTTAAGTTTAGAAACCTTATTATATCGCAGCTACTTCAGCCCTGAAGGAATGTTTGGCCCTATTGCCAGAATTTCCTGGAGCTATGTATTTATGTTTATTTTATTTGGCTCTTTTTTAGTTCAATCAGGGGCGGGTGATTTTATTATTAAATTAGCACGAGCAGCTGCTGGGCGGTTTACTGGTGGACCTGGCTTTGTTGCTGTATTAGGCTCTGGCTTGATGGGGTCTGTGTCTGGCTCATCGGTTGCTAATACAGTATCAACAGGCGTTATTACCATTCCTTTGATGAAGCAGGCTGGCTTTCCTGCTCGTTTTGCGGCAGGAGTAGAAGCTGCAGCTTCTACTGGTGGGCAGTTAATGCCTCCAGTAATGGGGGCTGGAGCATTTATTATGGCCAACTATACCCAGCTGTCTTATTTAGAAATCATGGGGGCAGCGACGTTACCAGCATTATTATATTTTTTATCCGTTGCTTTTTTCGTGAGAATTGAAGCCAAACGACAAGGCTTACATGCAACAGATGAAACTAAAATAAATGAAAACCAAGAGTCTATAGGGAAGTTGTTAAAATCAGGCTGGCATTTTACCTTGCCAATAGCAAGCTTAGTAGCGATGTTAATTTATGGCTTTACCCCAACTTATGCCGCTGGTTTTAGTATTTTGGTTGTTATTGCCAGCACTTGGCTAACTGCTGCACCAATGAAATTACCTCAAGTTACCCAGGCTATGGTATTGGGTAGTAAAAACATGGCTGCAACAGCGATGCTATTGGTTACTATTGGCCTGGTGGTAAATACAGTCGCAACAACAGGTGTTGGTAATACTTTCTCATTAATGATTACTGATTGGGCTGGTGGTAGTTTGTTGGTGACCATCGTTTTGGTTGCTTTGGCATCACTTATTTTGGGGATGGGCCTACCTGTAACTGCGTCTTATATTATTCTGGCTACCCTGGCTGCCCCTGCAATTTATAATCTAATTGCTGAAGCACAATTATTAGAGTTGCTTATGAGCGGTCAAATACCAGAGCAAATCAAACCTATGTTAATGCTGGTCGCACCTGAACAAGCACAACAGTTTGGTAGTGTAATGTCATTAACTGATGCGCAGGCTTTAATTGCGTTAATACCTGCTGATTTAAAAAATACTTTAATTGATAGTGCTATCGACCCTACTCAATTGACGTTAGCACTATTATCTGCCCATATGATTATTTTTTGGCTATCCCAAGACAGCAATGTAACACCGCCGGTATGCTTAACTGCATTTGCAGCTGCTGCTATTGCAAAAACTAGCCCAATGAGAACAGGCTTTGCCGCATGGAAAATAGCCAAAGGCTTATATATTGTGCCTTTGTTGTTTGCTTATACACCACTATTAAGCAGTGACTTAAGTAAGGCATTACCAGTATTTATTACTGCTTTATTAGGGATTTATGCCTTAGCTGCTGCATTAGAAGGCTATTTAGAAAGTACACTGAGTTGGATGCAGCGGCTTGTAGCACTAGCAAGTGGTGTGTCATTGTTGTGGCCTCAGCAAAATATATGGCTAACAATAATAGGGGTGAGTGCATTTGTTGGATTGTTTTATTGGAGCTTTAACAAAAGCAAAATAAAACTGAAGGAATAA